A genomic stretch from Mastacembelus armatus chromosome 7, fMasArm1.2, whole genome shotgun sequence includes:
- the atp5f1e gene encoding ATP synthase F(1) complex subunit epsilon, mitochondrial, with protein sequence MVAYWRQAGLSYIRFSAICANVVRAALKPQFKTEAVKAAEASVKVIKPKNGA encoded by the exons ATGGTCGCGTACTGGAGACAGGCAGGCCTGAG CTACATCCGCTTCTCCGCCATCTGCGCTAACGTGGTGCGGGCTGCGCTGAAGCCGCAGTTCAAAACGGAGGCAGTGAAGGCCGCAGAGGCCAGCGTCAAAGTCATCAAACCCAAAAATGGAGCATAG
- the LOC113145870 gene encoding PRELI domain containing protein 3B-like: MKIWASEHIFNHPWETVTKAAMQKYPNPMNPSVFGVDVLDRNVDTEGRLHSTRLLSTEWGLPAMAKSIIGVTRTCTYVREHSVVDPKEKTFELKSTNISFTNLVSVDEKLTYKPHPQDPEKTVLTQEALISVKGISLSSYLEGLMAKTISVNASKGREAMEWVIRRLNTEIEDLAATARGTIRAPMAAAVADK, from the exons ATGAAGATCTGGGCGTCAGAGCACATTTTTAA CCACCCGTGGGAGACGGTGACCAAAGCGGCCATGCAGAAGTATCCTAACCCCATGAACCCCAGTGTGTTCGGTGTGGATGTTCTGGACAGGAACGTGGACACGGAGGGACGATTACACAGCACCAGACTGCTCAGCACAGAGTGGGGGCTGCCTGCCATGGCCAAGTCT ATCATTGGGGTAACAAGAACATGCACGTATGTTCGTGAACATTCAGTGGTGGACCCCAAAGAGAAGACCTTTGAGCTGAAATCTACAAAT ATCTCCTTCACTAACCTGGTCTCTGTGGATGAAAAGTTGACATACAAGCCACATCCGCAGGATCCTGAAAA GACAGTGCTGACACAGGAGGCTCTGATCAGTGTCAAAGGTATCAGTCTGAGCAGCTACCTCGAGGGCCTCATGGCCAAGACCATCTCTGTCAACGCCAGCAAG GGTCGAGAGGCGATGGAGTGGGTCATCAGACGACTAAACACGGAAATCGAGGATCTGGCGGCGACCGCTCGTGGTACGATACGTGCTCCCATGGCAGCAGCTGTTGCAGACAAATGA